A single genomic interval of Bradyrhizobium japonicum USDA 6 harbors:
- the cyoB gene encoding cytochrome o ubiquinol oxidase subunit I produces the protein MLGKLDWSAIPFDQPIPLVAGAVVLVAILGVLIWVVVKGHLPYLWHEWITSVDHKRIGVMYILLASVMLLRGGSDAIMMRIQQAVAYQSQGYLPPEHYNQIFSAHGTIMIFFVAMPFVIGLMNLIVPLQLGVRDVAFPTLNSVGFWLTATGALLVNLSLVIGEFARTGWLAFPPLSELSYSPGVGVDYYAWSLQISGVGTLVAGINLVTTVLKLRTKGMNYLRMPMFCWTTLASNLLIVAAFPILTATLAMLLLDRYLGFHFFTNEAGGNVMMFMNLIWAWGHPEVYILVLPAFGIFSEVVSTFSGKALFGYRSMVLATMAICVISFMVWLHHFFTMGAGPDVNAIFGIASMIIAIPTGVKIYNWLFTMYGGRIRFATPMLWAVGFMVTFIIGGLTGVLVAVPPADFMLHNSMFLVAHFHNVIIGGVLFGAFAGFEYWFPKAFGFRLDERWGKAGFWFTFLGFYVTFIPLYIAGMLGMTRRLQHYDVAAWRPWMFVAAAGMAVLSIGVICQIVQLVVSIRNREALRDRTGDPWDGRSLEWATSSPPPVFNFAFHPDVRGEDAYWDQKAHAKQQQLKHDRPEYQDIEMPRNSPTGFVCAFFATIMGFALIWHIWWMVILGGVGAFATFVVFAWRDHDEYVIPADEVARIDGINLEERRSLVSMAGAL, from the coding sequence ATGCTCGGTAAGCTCGATTGGTCGGCGATCCCGTTCGACCAGCCGATACCCCTCGTCGCGGGTGCCGTGGTGCTGGTCGCGATCCTCGGCGTGCTGATCTGGGTCGTCGTGAAAGGTCATTTGCCCTATCTCTGGCACGAATGGATCACCAGCGTCGATCACAAGCGCATCGGCGTGATGTACATCCTGCTCGCTTCGGTCATGCTGCTGCGCGGCGGCAGCGACGCGATCATGATGCGGATCCAGCAGGCGGTGGCCTACCAGTCGCAGGGCTATCTTCCGCCCGAGCATTACAACCAGATCTTCTCAGCTCACGGCACCATCATGATCTTCTTCGTGGCGATGCCGTTCGTGATCGGGCTGATGAACCTGATCGTGCCACTGCAACTCGGCGTGCGCGACGTCGCCTTCCCGACGCTCAATTCCGTCGGCTTCTGGCTGACCGCGACCGGGGCGCTGCTGGTCAATCTCTCGCTCGTGATCGGCGAGTTCGCGCGCACCGGCTGGCTCGCCTTTCCGCCGCTGTCGGAGCTGTCCTATTCGCCCGGCGTCGGCGTCGACTATTACGCCTGGTCGCTCCAGATCTCCGGCGTCGGCACCCTGGTCGCCGGCATCAACCTGGTGACCACCGTGCTGAAGCTGCGCACCAAGGGCATGAACTATCTGCGCATGCCGATGTTCTGCTGGACCACGCTGGCCTCCAACCTGCTCATCGTCGCAGCTTTTCCGATCCTCACCGCCACGCTCGCGATGCTGCTGCTCGACCGTTACCTCGGCTTCCACTTCTTCACCAATGAAGCCGGCGGCAACGTCATGATGTTCATGAACCTGATCTGGGCCTGGGGGCACCCCGAGGTCTATATCCTCGTGTTGCCGGCCTTCGGCATCTTCTCCGAGGTGGTCTCGACCTTCTCGGGCAAGGCGCTGTTCGGCTACCGCTCGATGGTGCTCGCGACCATGGCGATCTGCGTCATCTCCTTCATGGTCTGGCTGCACCATTTCTTCACGATGGGCGCCGGCCCCGACGTCAACGCCATCTTCGGCATCGCCAGCATGATCATCGCGATTCCGACGGGAGTGAAGATCTACAACTGGCTGTTCACGATGTATGGCGGCCGCATCCGTTTTGCGACGCCGATGCTGTGGGCGGTCGGGTTCATGGTCACCTTCATCATCGGCGGGCTGACGGGCGTGCTGGTGGCGGTGCCGCCGGCCGACTTCATGCTCCACAACAGCATGTTCCTGGTGGCGCACTTCCATAACGTCATCATCGGCGGCGTGCTGTTCGGCGCCTTCGCCGGCTTCGAGTACTGGTTCCCGAAGGCGTTCGGCTTTCGTCTCGACGAGCGCTGGGGCAAGGCCGGGTTCTGGTTCACCTTCCTCGGCTTCTACGTCACCTTCATTCCGCTCTATATCGCCGGCATGCTCGGCATGACCCGGCGCCTGCAGCACTACGACGTCGCGGCCTGGCGGCCATGGATGTTCGTGGCGGCCGCCGGCATGGCGGTGCTGTCGATCGGCGTGATCTGCCAGATCGTGCAGCTCGTGGTCAGCATCCGCAACCGCGAGGCCTTGCGCGACCGCACCGGCGATCCCTGGGACGGCCGCTCGCTGGAATGGGCGACCTCGTCGCCGCCGCCGGTGTTCAACTTCGCCTTCCATCCCGATGTGCGCGGCGAGGATGCTTATTGGGATCAGAAGGCCCATGCCAAGCAGCAGCAGCTCAAGCATGATCGGCCGGAGTATCAGGATATCGAGATGCCCAGGAACTCGCCGACCGGCTTCGTCTGCGCGTTCTTCGCCACCATCATGGGCTTCGCGCTGATCTGGCACATCTGGTGGATGGTGATCCTGGGCGGCGTCGGCGCCTTCGCGACCTTCGTCGTGTTCGCCTGGCGCGACCACGACGAATACGTCATTCCGGCCGACGAGGTCGCCCGCATCGACGGCATCAATCTCGAGGAACGGCGCAGCCTCGTCAGCATGGCGGGAGCGCTCTGA
- a CDS encoding ubiquinol oxidase polypeptide II precursor encodes MNLLDPQGPVAAANSTILVDSVFIMLVIVVPTIFAILAFAFWFRASNPRARYQPDFVYSGRVEMVVWAIPALTVILLGGVAWIGSHQLDPAAPVPGTGSPVRIQAVSLDWKWLFIYPDQRIATVNTLTVPAGAELNFQLTSSSVMNVFFIPQLGSMIYTMNGMVTKLNLRADNEGKLQGLSAHFSGDGFPDMMFDVNVISQLAFPDWVATTAKTDAVLNEESYTKLMQQGVEKNRLTFRLEDPRLFDLIATQHIPPGPGPELLSDAGRPHSGGHDAR; translated from the coding sequence ATGAATCTGCTCGATCCACAAGGGCCGGTGGCTGCCGCCAACAGCACCATCCTGGTCGATTCCGTCTTCATCATGCTCGTGATCGTGGTGCCGACCATTTTCGCGATCTTGGCCTTTGCGTTCTGGTTTCGCGCGTCCAATCCGAGAGCACGTTACCAGCCTGACTTCGTCTATTCCGGCCGCGTCGAGATGGTCGTGTGGGCGATCCCCGCGCTCACCGTGATCCTGCTCGGAGGCGTCGCCTGGATCGGCTCGCACCAGCTCGATCCCGCCGCGCCCGTGCCGGGCACCGGCAGTCCGGTCCGCATCCAGGCGGTCTCGCTCGACTGGAAATGGCTCTTCATCTATCCGGACCAGCGTATCGCCACCGTCAACACGCTGACGGTGCCGGCCGGCGCCGAGCTGAATTTCCAGCTGACGTCGTCGAGCGTGATGAACGTGTTCTTCATCCCGCAACTCGGCAGCATGATCTACACCATGAACGGCATGGTGACGAAGCTGAACCTGCGCGCCGACAATGAGGGCAAATTGCAAGGCCTGTCGGCGCATTTCTCCGGCGACGGCTTTCCCGACATGATGTTCGACGTCAACGTGATCTCGCAGCTCGCCTTCCCGGATTGGGTCGCGACCACGGCGAAGACCGATGCCGTGCTGAACGAGGAGAGCTACACGAAGCTGATGCAGCAGGGCGTCGAGAAGAACAGGCTGACGTTTCGCCTGGAAGACCCCCGTCTGTTCGACCTGATCGCAACCCAGCACATTCCGCCAGGGCCCGGCCCGGAGCTGCTCTCCGATGCCGGCAGGCCGCATAGTGGAGGTCACGATGCTCGGTAA
- a CDS encoding SDR family NAD(P)-dependent oxidoreductase has translation MQGPEDDAGLAGKVALISGGGAAGDGIGNGRAAAILLARAGAKVLVADRDLKLAERTVEMITAEGGTAAAHGGDVTSEADCKTLVEATLDRWGRLDFLDNNVGIGSRGSVVDETPEQYRRVMQVNVETMFLLSKHAIPAMIKTARGGAIVNISSISALRPRGLTSYTTSKAAIIGLTRAMAVDHGRDNIRVNCICPGPMYTPMVYARGMSEQARANRARASLLKTEGTGWDVGHAAKFLLSNFARYITGQVLVVDGGVTLQAPERESQEH, from the coding sequence ATGCAGGGCCCCGAGGACGATGCCGGCCTCGCCGGCAAGGTGGCGCTGATCAGCGGTGGTGGCGCCGCTGGCGACGGCATCGGCAACGGCCGCGCTGCAGCAATTCTGTTGGCCCGCGCCGGAGCAAAAGTGCTGGTGGCCGATCGCGACCTCAAGCTCGCCGAGCGCACCGTGGAGATGATCACGGCCGAGGGCGGCACGGCGGCGGCGCATGGTGGCGACGTCACCAGCGAAGCCGATTGCAAGACACTGGTCGAGGCTACACTCGACCGCTGGGGCCGGCTCGATTTCCTCGACAACAATGTCGGCATCGGCAGCCGCGGCAGCGTGGTCGACGAGACGCCCGAGCAGTATCGCCGCGTCATGCAGGTCAATGTCGAGACCATGTTCCTGCTCTCCAAGCACGCGATCCCCGCGATGATCAAGACCGCCAGGGGCGGCGCGATCGTCAATATCTCCTCGATCTCGGCGCTGCGGCCGCGTGGGCTCACGAGCTACACGACATCGAAGGCCGCCATCATCGGTCTCACGCGCGCCATGGCGGTCGATCACGGTCGCGACAACATCCGCGTCAACTGCATCTGCCCCGGACCGATGTACACGCCGATGGTCTATGCCCGCGGCATGAGCGAACAGGCACGCGCCAACCGCGCCAGGGCCTCCCTGCTCAAGACCGAAGGCACCGGCTGGGACGTCGGCCACGCCGCCAAATTCCTGCTCAGCAACTTCGCGCGCTACATCACCGGCCAGGTGCTGGTGGTCGACGGCGGCGTGACGCTGCAAGCGCCGGAACGTGAATCACAGGAACACTGA
- a CDS encoding carboxymuconolactone decarboxylase family protein, translated as MARLPYLEADQVAPEYRDMLKRNTNLHKLLVNSPEMARAFNGIGGYIRFKSKLDPRLRELAILQVGWMEKSEYEFTHHVKIGREFGVTDKDIAGLMAETEGKPSKLEPLAKAILKGAREMVRELAMADATFAEIKRDLSDEHMVDLVLTIAFYCGVVRVLATMKIDNEPYYKEVLQQYPIPGVK; from the coding sequence ATGGCCCGCCTGCCCTATCTCGAGGCCGACCAGGTCGCGCCTGAATATCGCGACATGCTCAAGCGCAACACCAACCTGCACAAGCTGCTGGTCAACTCGCCGGAGATGGCGCGCGCCTTCAACGGCATCGGCGGCTATATTCGCTTCAAGAGCAAGCTCGACCCGCGGCTGCGGGAGCTCGCGATCCTCCAGGTCGGCTGGATGGAGAAGTCGGAATACGAATTCACCCACCATGTGAAGATCGGCAGGGAGTTCGGCGTCACCGACAAGGACATCGCAGGCCTGATGGCGGAGACCGAGGGCAAGCCGTCGAAGCTGGAGCCGCTCGCAAAAGCGATCCTGAAAGGCGCACGCGAGATGGTGCGCGAGCTCGCGATGGCGGACGCGACCTTCGCAGAGATCAAGAGAGATCTCTCCGACGAGCACATGGTCGATCTCGTGCTCACCATCGCCTTCTATTGCGGCGTGGTGCGCGTGCTCGCCACCATGAAGATCGACAACGAACCGTATTACAAAGAGGTACTCCAGCAGTACCCGATCCCGGGAGTGAAGTGA
- a CDS encoding SDR family NAD(P)-dependent oxidoreductase: MRLKDKVAIVVGAGQSRGEGMGNGRATALTFAREGAKVLCVDHHLESAQETVDLIAADQGTAAAFKADVTKSADIKAMVADAQARWGRIDVLHNNVGVSLSGGDAELLQITEEAFDRIVAINLKSCILAAKEVIPIMRAQRSGAIINISSMAAITTYPYVAYKATKSAMIAFTEQLAYQNAEYGIRANVILPGLMNTPMAVDTRAREWSKPRAEVEAERDSKVPLRKKMGTGWDVANAALFLASDEANFITGVTLPVDGGASVRRG, encoded by the coding sequence ATGCGCTTGAAGGACAAGGTCGCGATCGTCGTCGGTGCCGGCCAGAGCCGCGGCGAAGGCATGGGCAATGGCCGCGCAACCGCGCTGACCTTCGCGCGCGAGGGCGCCAAAGTGCTGTGCGTCGACCACCACCTGGAATCGGCGCAGGAAACCGTCGATCTGATCGCAGCGGATCAAGGCACCGCCGCGGCCTTCAAGGCCGACGTGACCAAGTCCGCGGACATCAAGGCGATGGTCGCGGATGCGCAGGCGCGCTGGGGCCGCATCGACGTGCTGCACAACAATGTCGGTGTCAGCCTGTCCGGGGGCGATGCCGAGCTGCTTCAAATCACCGAGGAGGCGTTCGACCGTATCGTCGCCATCAATCTGAAGAGCTGCATTCTCGCGGCGAAGGAAGTGATCCCGATCATGCGCGCGCAGAGAAGCGGCGCCATCATCAACATCTCCTCGATGGCCGCGATCACGACCTATCCTTACGTCGCCTACAAGGCGACGAAATCGGCGATGATCGCCTTCACCGAACAGCTCGCCTACCAGAACGCCGAATACGGCATCCGTGCCAACGTCATCCTGCCCGGCCTGATGAACACGCCGATGGCCGTCGACACCCGCGCCCGCGAATGGTCCAAGCCCCGCGCCGAGGTCGAAGCCGAGCGCGACAGCAAGGTGCCGCTGCGCAAGAAGATGGGCACCGGCTGGGACGTCGCGAACGCCGCGCTGTTTTTGGCGTCGGACGAGGCGAATTTCATCACGGGCGTGACGCTACCGGTGGACGGTGGCGCGAGTGTGAGACGGGGGTAG
- a CDS encoding PQQ-dependent sugar dehydrogenase yields the protein MKSRISSAATVAGLLVAVAASAQAEPVLQGKDAYGDWQADKPGTVRLIRPQDLVRPGATRSVASTARVASRPPEATPQVPAGFKIELFAEGLRAPRIVRVAPNGDVFVAETRADAIRVLRAGDGGKVATNEVFASGLRRPFGIAFFPNGDNPQWVYIANTDSVVRFPYQAGDLKARGRAETIVASLPQDGSHSTRDIVFTPDNKRMLVSVGSLSNVAEGMGTPPGGLEVWSKAQPLGAAWASETERATVLAFNPDGKERKIYATGIRNCVGLAIQPQTGLPWCSTNERDGLGDDLVPDYVTSVKEGAFYGWPWFYIGGNEDPRHTGARPDLKDKVTVPDVLVQPHSASLGMTFYQGTQFPPEYQGEAFAAEHGSWNRSKRTGYKVIRIRMKDGVPTGEYEDFVTGFVVSDTDVWGRPVGVAVAKDGALLVSEDGNGTIWRVSHP from the coding sequence GTGAAAAGCAGGATCTCGTCCGCAGCAACGGTTGCGGGATTGCTGGTCGCGGTTGCTGCCAGCGCGCAGGCCGAGCCGGTTCTGCAGGGCAAGGACGCCTATGGCGATTGGCAGGCCGACAAGCCGGGCACGGTCAGGTTGATCCGGCCGCAGGATCTCGTCAGGCCCGGCGCGACGCGGTCGGTTGCGAGCACCGCGCGCGTGGCGTCGCGCCCGCCGGAGGCCACGCCCCAGGTGCCGGCAGGTTTCAAGATCGAGCTGTTCGCCGAAGGCTTGCGCGCACCGCGCATCGTGAGGGTTGCGCCGAACGGCGATGTCTTCGTCGCGGAGACGCGGGCCGACGCCATCCGCGTGCTGCGCGCCGGGGATGGCGGCAAGGTCGCGACCAACGAGGTGTTTGCCAGCGGATTGAGACGGCCGTTCGGCATCGCCTTCTTTCCGAACGGCGACAATCCGCAATGGGTCTATATCGCCAACACCGACAGCGTCGTCCGCTTTCCCTATCAGGCCGGCGATCTCAAGGCGCGCGGCAGGGCGGAGACGATCGTGGCAAGCCTGCCGCAGGACGGCAGCCATTCCACCCGCGACATCGTCTTCACGCCCGACAACAAGCGCATGCTGGTCTCGGTCGGTTCTCTCAGCAACGTCGCCGAGGGCATGGGTACGCCGCCGGGCGGGTTGGAGGTGTGGTCGAAGGCGCAACCGCTTGGCGCGGCCTGGGCGAGCGAGACCGAGCGCGCCACCGTGCTGGCCTTCAATCCCGATGGCAAGGAGCGGAAGATCTATGCAACCGGCATCCGCAACTGCGTCGGTCTTGCGATCCAGCCGCAGACCGGGCTGCCCTGGTGTTCGACCAACGAGCGCGACGGCCTCGGCGACGATCTCGTGCCGGACTACGTGACCAGCGTGAAGGAAGGCGCGTTCTACGGCTGGCCGTGGTTCTACATCGGCGGCAACGAGGACCCGCGCCACACCGGCGCGCGGCCGGATCTGAAGGACAAGGTGACGGTGCCCGATGTGCTGGTGCAGCCGCACTCGGCGTCGCTGGGCATGACGTTCTATCAGGGCACGCAGTTTCCGCCGGAGTATCAGGGCGAGGCCTTCGCCGCCGAGCACGGCTCCTGGAACAGGTCGAAGCGCACCGGCTACAAGGTGATCCGCATCCGGATGAAGGACGGCGTGCCGACGGGCGAGTACGAGGATTTCGTCACGGGGTTTGTGGTGAGTGACACGGACGTGTGGGGAAGGCCGGTCGGCGTTGCGGTCGCGAAGGATGGGGCGCTGCTGGTCTCGGAAGATGGCAACGGCACGATCTGGCGGGTGAGCCACCCATAA
- a CDS encoding urate hydroxylase PuuD, translating to MWGSIISEWASLLLRWLHVVAAIAWIGSSFYFIALDLSLKPKTDLPDGVQGEAWQVHGGGFYRIMKYLVAPSQMPEELTWFKWEAYTTWLSGFALMVVVYYLDADLFLVDKAILDLTPIQAGLFSFCSLALAWLLYEAACRTGLAQRELPFAIGGYLFLVALTYAFTHVLSGRGAFNQIGAIIGTIMVANVFALIIPNQKKIVASLIAGQSPDPKLGKTSKERSVHNNYLTLPVVVLMISNHYPLLYATRFNWIIVAIILALGPVIRHFFNERHAGRKSPWWVWGVAALGVIAILLLSAAGPREVKTGALSAQPTRANVEEIVMSRCSMCHAAEPVWAGIVTAPKGILLDAPEHIHRNIRLIGRVAAWSNAMPPGNITDMTSEERAILAAYIEQTQ from the coding sequence ATGTGGGGATCCATCATATCGGAATGGGCGAGCCTGCTGCTGCGCTGGCTGCACGTGGTGGCGGCGATCGCCTGGATCGGCAGTTCCTTCTACTTCATCGCCCTCGATCTCAGCCTGAAGCCGAAGACTGACCTGCCGGACGGCGTGCAGGGCGAAGCCTGGCAGGTCCATGGCGGCGGCTTCTACCGGATCATGAAATATCTGGTGGCTCCGAGCCAGATGCCGGAGGAGCTCACCTGGTTCAAATGGGAGGCCTACACCACCTGGCTGTCCGGCTTCGCGCTGATGGTGGTGGTGTACTATCTCGATGCCGACCTGTTCCTGGTCGACAAGGCGATTCTCGACCTCACACCAATCCAGGCCGGACTGTTCAGCTTCTGCAGCCTGGCTTTGGCATGGCTGCTTTATGAGGCGGCCTGCCGCACCGGGCTTGCGCAGCGCGAGCTGCCCTTTGCCATCGGCGGCTATCTATTTTTGGTCGCGCTCACTTACGCCTTCACCCACGTCCTGAGCGGCCGCGGCGCCTTCAACCAGATTGGGGCGATCATCGGCACCATCATGGTCGCCAACGTGTTCGCGCTGATCATCCCGAACCAGAAGAAGATCGTGGCCAGCCTGATCGCCGGGCAGTCGCCCGATCCGAAGCTCGGCAAGACCAGCAAGGAGCGCTCGGTCCACAACAACTACCTGACGCTCCCCGTCGTCGTGCTGATGATCAGCAATCACTATCCTCTGCTCTACGCGACGCGCTTCAACTGGATCATCGTCGCGATCATTCTGGCGCTCGGCCCCGTGATCCGCCACTTCTTCAACGAGCGGCACGCGGGGCGCAAATCGCCGTGGTGGGTGTGGGGTGTCGCCGCATTGGGCGTGATCGCGATCCTGCTGCTCTCCGCCGCCGGCCCTCGCGAGGTCAAGACGGGCGCGCTGTCGGCGCAGCCGACGCGCGCCAATGTCGAGGAGATCGTGATGTCCCGTTGCAGTATGTGCCACGCGGCCGAGCCGGTCTGGGCCGGCATCGTGACCGCGCCCAAAGGCATCTTGCTCGACGCGCCCGAGCACATCCATCGCAACATCCGCCTGATCGGCCGCGTGGCGGCGTGGTCCAATGCGATGCCGCCGGGCAACATCACCGACATGACCAGCGAGGAGCGCGCCATTCTCGCCGCCTATATCGAGCAGACGCAGTGA
- a CDS encoding VOC family protein, with amino-acid sequence MALKNIIGIDHAVVMVRDLDKAAENYRQLGFTLSPRGTHSAHMGTGNYTIMFDPDYMELLGVLVATEHNAPARAFVDRHGEGIERIAFTAIDSAAGAEEIRARGLTPIGPTDFERPVTLPDGTISAARFRTFMWPTAEAPGGVRIFACQHKTRETVWIPELMKHANAAKRIRQTLIATPEPAQDAAHLGRLIDREPRTEADGAVAVPSGGDRADFVYLTLEQLGRRYPGVPLAGLSARGGAALVLVSGDLAATEKALGPAALRSGAAICVPPAKANGTLLAFVAG; translated from the coding sequence GTGGCCCTCAAGAACATCATCGGTATCGACCACGCCGTGGTCATGGTTCGGGACCTCGACAAGGCCGCCGAAAACTACAGGCAGCTCGGTTTCACCCTGTCGCCGCGCGGCACCCACAGCGCGCATATGGGCACCGGAAATTACACCATCATGTTCGACCCCGACTATATGGAGCTGCTCGGCGTGCTGGTGGCGACCGAGCACAACGCACCTGCCCGCGCCTTCGTCGACAGGCACGGCGAGGGCATCGAGCGCATCGCCTTCACGGCGATCGACAGCGCGGCCGGCGCGGAGGAGATCCGTGCGCGCGGCCTGACGCCGATCGGCCCGACCGATTTCGAACGGCCGGTGACGCTGCCCGATGGCACGATCTCGGCGGCAAGATTCCGCACCTTCATGTGGCCGACCGCGGAAGCCCCCGGCGGCGTGCGCATCTTCGCCTGCCAGCACAAGACCCGCGAGACGGTGTGGATTCCTGAATTGATGAAGCACGCCAATGCGGCGAAACGGATCAGGCAGACGCTGATCGCAACGCCCGAGCCTGCGCAGGATGCGGCGCATCTCGGCCGCCTGATCGACCGCGAACCGAGGACGGAAGCCGACGGTGCAGTCGCCGTGCCGTCCGGCGGCGACCGCGCCGACTTCGTCTATCTGACGCTGGAGCAGCTCGGCAGACGCTATCCCGGCGTACCGCTCGCGGGTCTTTCCGCGCGCGGCGGCGCGGCCCTGGTCCTCGTCAGCGGCGATCTCGCAGCCACCGAGAAGGCGCTGGGTCCGGCTGCGTTGCGCAGCGGGGCTGCGATCTGCGTGCCGCCAGCCAAGGCCAACGGCACCCTGCTCGCCTTCGTTGCCGGCTGA
- a CDS encoding L,D-transpeptidase family protein, with product MKRWMLGAVMTLCVICPALASNLDATAVNDAVRPARQPATDKVNAAVVKLQVMLDRPQFSPSEIDGKLGENAHGTAESDKVSKPTSHGCIRLTNWDVRTLGDNVKRASNSSSN from the coding sequence ATGAAGCGATGGATGCTTGGCGCGGTGATGACGCTGTGCGTGATCTGTCCGGCGCTCGCGAGCAATCTCGATGCCACCGCGGTGAACGACGCCGTGCGTCCCGCAAGACAGCCTGCGACCGACAAAGTCAACGCAGCCGTGGTGAAGCTTCAGGTCATGCTGGACCGTCCGCAGTTCTCGCCCAGCGAGATCGACGGCAAGCTCGGCGAGAACGCGCACGGGACGGCGGAGTCTGACAAGGTCAGCAAGCCTACATCGCATGGCTGCATCAGGCTGACCAATTGGGACGTGCGCACGCTAGGCGACAACGTCAAGCGCGCCTCGAATTCGTCCTCGAACTAG
- a CDS encoding lytic transglycosylase domain-containing protein: MRFVVAACAAFLILMCDLDPPASRQTSSFDHAVLQTTQASPLVPVVELFLASVQAIELANARAAYEETHEPPRVADTAVQAPVSPTERFCHALREAAEASGIPVPFFARLIWQESRFKSNEVSQAGAQGVAQFMPETAAEVGLDDPFDAMKALPASARFLRKLRDDFGNLGLAAAAYNAGPGRIQKWLAKESELPRETRDYVRIITGTRAEDWTERAEALAIRIDLPREAPCEGIGSLSKTKDVAWVPVNLTASAATIIRKGEQLAARLTASRARKRLASLIRKTRHGEARGMIAARAAGKSAKARAVRLALSER; the protein is encoded by the coding sequence ATGCGATTTGTCGTCGCGGCCTGCGCCGCGTTTCTGATTCTGATGTGCGACCTCGATCCGCCGGCGTCCCGGCAAACATCAAGCTTCGACCACGCCGTTCTTCAAACCACCCAAGCCTCACCACTTGTTCCGGTGGTCGAGCTCTTCCTTGCCAGCGTGCAAGCCATCGAGCTCGCCAATGCGCGCGCGGCCTATGAGGAGACACACGAGCCGCCGCGCGTCGCCGACACGGCCGTGCAGGCGCCGGTTTCGCCGACCGAACGATTCTGCCACGCGCTTCGTGAAGCCGCTGAGGCGAGCGGCATTCCAGTGCCGTTCTTCGCGCGTCTGATCTGGCAGGAGAGCCGCTTCAAATCGAACGAGGTCAGCCAGGCCGGTGCACAGGGCGTTGCGCAGTTCATGCCGGAGACTGCCGCCGAAGTCGGGCTCGACGATCCCTTCGATGCGATGAAGGCGCTGCCGGCTTCGGCCAGATTCCTGCGCAAGCTCCGCGACGATTTCGGCAATCTCGGCCTCGCCGCAGCCGCCTATAACGCAGGCCCCGGCCGGATCCAGAAGTGGCTTGCCAAAGAGAGCGAGCTGCCGCGCGAGACCCGCGACTACGTCCGCATCATCACCGGCACCAGGGCCGAGGACTGGACCGAGCGCGCGGAGGCGCTTGCGATCCGGATCGACCTGCCGCGCGAAGCCCCATGCGAAGGCATCGGCAGCCTGTCCAAGACAAAGGACGTCGCCTGGGTTCCGGTGAACCTGACGGCTTCAGCTGCCACCATCATTCGCAAGGGCGAGCAATTGGCGGCGCGTTTGACGGCCAGCCGTGCGCGCAAGCGGCTCGCATCCTTGATCCGGAAGACCAGGCACGGCGAGGCGCGCGGCATGATCGCAGCGCGCGCGGCCGGAAAGAGCGCAAAAGCCCGCGCCGTGCGCCTCGCATTGAGCGAGCGCTGA